A section of the Dehalococcoidia bacterium genome encodes:
- a CDS encoding DUF1501 domain-containing protein, giving the protein MSSLSRRTFLAGCSAAIAAMSGARLTDLVFAAPSSASAGADVLVSIFLRGGLDGLNLCIPYFEDRYYQYRPDIRVRPPGRPNGALDLDGRFGLHPAANELHTLYQAGKLAIVHATGLTDPTRSHFDAMAMMERGTPGNKTLGTGWLTRHLRSTAGTAGEIRALAASNLVPTSLLGALHVAAVPRTGGLDYWGEWSQVEAQRLALRRMYDGSTWIQQSGTQALDIIDQIAFAGASYTPQFGAVYPGNGFGDALQAVAQLIKLQIGLQVAAVDLGGWDTHEHQGNDGQGQFAALVDTLSQGLTAFYTDLTNYVNSLTIVVMSEFGRRVRENGSEGTDHGHGNVMLVLGGGINGGKVYGTWPGLAEDQLDERQDLRITTDYRQVLGEIIMRRLKNPRLADVFPGMPPYAPLGLAQGTDLPIPPPSLSLPPTAAESVFIPVASR; this is encoded by the coding sequence ATGTCGTCGCTTTCCCGACGCACCTTCTTGGCCGGCTGCAGCGCGGCGATCGCGGCAATGAGCGGGGCGCGGCTGACCGACCTCGTCTTCGCCGCCCCAAGCAGCGCCTCTGCGGGGGCAGATGTGCTCGTTTCGATCTTTCTGCGCGGCGGGCTCGACGGTCTTAACCTGTGCATTCCCTATTTCGAAGACCGCTACTACCAGTATCGCCCCGACATTCGGGTGCGTCCGCCCGGCCGTCCGAACGGGGCGCTCGACCTCGATGGCCGCTTCGGTCTGCACCCTGCCGCCAACGAGCTGCACACCCTCTACCAAGCCGGCAAGCTCGCAATCGTCCACGCCACCGGGCTGACCGACCCGACCCGCTCGCATTTCGACGCCATGGCGATGATGGAGCGCGGCACCCCGGGCAACAAGACGCTCGGCACCGGCTGGCTCACGCGGCATCTCCGCTCCACCGCTGGGACCGCCGGCGAGATCCGTGCTCTGGCCGCCAGCAACCTCGTGCCGACGTCGCTGCTCGGCGCGCTCCATGTCGCCGCCGTCCCCCGAACGGGCGGCCTCGACTACTGGGGCGAGTGGAGTCAAGTCGAAGCGCAGCGGCTGGCCTTGCGCCGGATGTACGACGGCTCGACCTGGATCCAGCAGTCCGGAACGCAGGCGCTCGACATCATCGACCAGATCGCCTTCGCCGGCGCGAGCTACACCCCGCAGTTCGGGGCGGTCTATCCCGGCAACGGGTTCGGCGACGCCCTCCAAGCCGTCGCCCAGCTGATCAAACTGCAGATCGGCCTTCAGGTGGCCGCCGTCGACCTCGGCGGCTGGGACACCCACGAACATCAGGGCAACGACGGCCAAGGCCAATTTGCGGCGCTGGTCGACACCTTGTCTCAAGGACTGACCGCCTTCTACACCGACCTGACGAATTACGTCAACTCCTTGACGATCGTCGTGATGAGCGAGTTCGGCCGGCGCGTTCGCGAAAACGGCAGCGAAGGCACCGACCACGGCCACGGCAACGTCATGCTCGTCCTCGGCGGCGGGATTAATGGCGGCAAGGTCTATGGCACCTGGCCGGGGTTAGCAGAAGACCAGCTCGATGAGCGCCAAGATTTGCGGATCACCACCGACTATCGTCAAGTGCTGGGCGAGATCATCATGCGCCGGCTGAAGAACCCGCGCCTCGCCGACGTCTTCCCGGGCATGCCTCCCTATGCCCCGCTCGGTCTAGCGCAGGGCACGGACCTTCCCATTCCGCCCCCCTCGCTCAGCCTTCCGCCGACTGCGGCGGAGAGTGTGTTCATCCCTGTCGCCTCGCGATAG
- a CDS encoding DUF1800 domain-containing protein produces the protein MSRSNNRAPLPLLPEDRPPRREGYQKLGQAPAPAKPPVEVIVLNRIAFGPRPGDVERVRAMGIAAYIEEQLHPETIDESLYRQKAAAFDLSLLDAPVETLWARRSLQNYTAQQAAFRQVRLNTFLRAIYARAQLQEVLVDHWHNHFNVYGPHYPGHFLWPDHDRRIRRNVFGNFRQFLEEMALSGPMLYYLDNQYNRKSGTNENYARELFELHTMGVAAYIPGIAPSDPKIVYPGYRDADVYDAARCFTGWMVADNPWNPQIGDTGRSIVYEGEHDIGQKYVLNAFIQQNQSALTDGRTVLDRLAEHPATARNVVTRLARRLVSDRPSKRLIEAGVAAFTAHRNADDQLRRTYRALLTHPDFTEIWGEKVKRPFESIVAVLRATEADWRWTDSFDWNYGLTGQRLFEWGPPDGYPDTREAWTSSAQLIRRWNLINALCCGSIEGTTMDLLAVTPRDTRPTALVAFWTNRLLGYTPPAAELQPIIDFLARGRNPNFPLPAEDVADRTSALVALIFQMPAAQLR, from the coding sequence GTGTCACGCAGCAACAATCGCGCTCCGCTCCCCCTTCTGCCCGAAGACCGCCCTCCCCGCCGTGAGGGATATCAGAAACTCGGGCAGGCGCCCGCGCCGGCGAAGCCGCCCGTTGAGGTAATCGTCCTCAACCGCATCGCTTTCGGGCCGCGCCCCGGCGATGTCGAGCGCGTGCGAGCGATGGGAATTGCTGCCTACATCGAGGAGCAGCTGCATCCCGAGACAATCGACGAGAGCCTCTATCGGCAGAAAGCCGCCGCTTTCGATCTCAGCCTGCTGGACGCGCCGGTCGAAACGCTGTGGGCCCGCCGCTCACTGCAGAACTACACTGCCCAGCAAGCGGCCTTTCGGCAGGTGCGGCTGAACACCTTTCTGCGCGCGATCTACGCGCGGGCCCAGCTGCAGGAAGTACTCGTCGACCACTGGCACAACCATTTCAATGTCTACGGCCCGCACTATCCGGGACATTTTCTCTGGCCGGACCACGACCGTCGAATCCGGCGGAATGTTTTCGGCAATTTCCGCCAGTTTCTCGAAGAGATGGCGCTCAGCGGGCCGATGCTCTACTACCTCGACAACCAGTACAACCGCAAGAGCGGCACCAACGAGAACTACGCGCGCGAGTTGTTCGAACTGCACACGATGGGGGTCGCCGCCTATATCCCGGGCATCGCGCCCTCTGACCCCAAGATCGTCTATCCCGGCTACCGCGACGCCGACGTGTACGATGCCGCCCGCTGTTTCACCGGCTGGATGGTGGCCGACAACCCCTGGAACCCCCAGATTGGCGACACCGGTCGGTCGATCGTCTACGAAGGCGAGCATGACATCGGCCAGAAATACGTCCTGAACGCGTTCATTCAGCAGAACCAGAGCGCCCTCACCGACGGGCGAACCGTGCTCGACCGGCTGGCCGAGCATCCGGCGACGGCGCGGAATGTCGTCACTCGCCTCGCCCGCCGTCTCGTCTCCGACCGCCCCTCGAAGCGCCTGATCGAGGCCGGCGTAGCCGCCTTCACGGCCCACCGCAACGCCGACGACCAGCTCCGCCGCACCTATCGGGCCCTTCTCACCCACCCCGACTTCACCGAGATTTGGGGCGAGAAAGTGAAGCGGCCGTTCGAATCGATCGTCGCCGTGCTGCGCGCCACGGAGGCGGACTGGCGGTGGACCGACAGCTTCGATTGGAACTACGGCTTGACCGGCCAGCGCCTCTTCGAGTGGGGACCGCCCGACGGCTATCCCGACACCCGAGAGGCGTGGACGAGCAGCGCCCAGCTGATTCGCCGGTGGAACCTGATCAACGCCCTCTGCTGCGGGAGCATAGAGGGGACGACGATGGACCTCCTCGCCGTCACGCCGCGCGACACGCGGCCGACCGCGCTCGTCGCGTTCTGGACCAACCGCCTGCTCGGCTACACACCCCCCGCCGCCGAGCTGCAGCCGATCATTGATTTCCTCGCTCGCGGCCGGAACCCGAACTTCCCTCTTCCTGCCGAGGATGTTGCTGACCGAACGAGCGCCCTTGTCGCGCTCATTTTCCAGATGCCCGCAGCACAGCTGCGATGA
- a CDS encoding HAD-IC family P-type ATPase produces MAERSAIAQDYPAADWHALPSEAVAELLSTSEHGLSPESVAARLARYGPNQLPEAPPPSDLELILHQFRSPLVLILMAAGVATIVLGKYVDTAVIAAVLVINATVGFIQERRAERAARALMRLLTPHARVVRNGQERDIESVDLVPGDVVLLESGMRVPADLRLTSTTALQIDESLLTGESIPVAKQAGVLAAEVPATDRTNLAYLGTIVVSGRGRGYVVATGERTQLGAIAASLRDTGTTANPLEIRLKRFSRVIGIAVGIAAAIAFVIGVLLGESPTDMFLVAVALAVASIPEGLPIAFTITLALGVQRMARRNAIIRRLPAVETLGSTTVIGSDKTGTLTENRMTVQQIWANGRHFQVAAGENLTGELLADGIPTPLVEQPTVAQLLITAILTNEAEVYRTHDGFATQGDPTEAALLVAAARLGLEPEQVRDRYDLLTDLPFEPERQYSASVRLHDGAAWLFVKGAPERILAMCDAQARDDGLAPLDLGEVHAALDAMAADGLRVLGFASVRLPHPPPTEMPLPELRGLHFLGLAGMMDPPRPGVREAIANCRDAGIRVIMITGDHAVTARAIGAQLGLAGRDALVVTGTQLAAMSDAELDEVVRRASIFARVSPDQKLRIVQALRRRGEVVAVTGDGVNDAPALRAADIGIAMGKSGTDVAREASSMILADDNFVSIVAAVEEGRITFDNLRNVTFFLVSTGAATVLAILTALTLRWPIPFLPTQLIWLNVVTNGLQDVALAFEPGERGVLRRRPRPRTEGLLSRTLWERTIVAGIVMGIGTLAMFWWELNQSGSLTQAQTVALTTMVIFQMFQVGNSRSERLSVFQKSPFSNPFLFIATTAALLIHIAALYFPPTQFVLRVEPISLDAWLRIIPVAATIIVAMEIHKLIRRPRPDRPGSGGRRFVPAAVGSPGPAQTG; encoded by the coding sequence GTGGCTGAACGATCGGCCATTGCCCAGGACTATCCCGCGGCAGACTGGCACGCCCTCCCGTCCGAAGCAGTCGCCGAGCTCCTGAGCACCAGCGAGCATGGGCTCTCGCCCGAGAGCGTTGCGGCTCGCCTGGCGCGGTATGGGCCAAACCAGCTGCCAGAAGCGCCGCCGCCGAGCGATCTCGAACTCATCCTCCATCAGTTCCGCAGCCCGCTCGTTCTCATCCTGATGGCGGCCGGCGTCGCGACCATTGTGCTCGGCAAATACGTCGATACCGCCGTGATCGCGGCAGTCCTCGTCATTAACGCCACGGTCGGCTTCATCCAAGAGCGCCGTGCCGAGCGCGCCGCGCGGGCGCTGATGCGCCTGCTGACGCCTCACGCTCGGGTGGTCCGGAACGGTCAGGAACGCGATATCGAAAGCGTCGACCTCGTTCCCGGGGACGTCGTGCTGCTGGAGTCGGGCATGCGCGTTCCGGCCGATCTGCGCCTCACCTCGACAACCGCCCTCCAGATTGACGAATCGCTCCTGACCGGAGAGTCGATCCCGGTCGCCAAGCAGGCGGGGGTCTTGGCGGCGGAGGTGCCGGCGACCGACCGCACTAATCTTGCTTATCTGGGCACGATCGTTGTCTCGGGACGCGGGCGCGGCTATGTCGTCGCGACTGGCGAGCGGACCCAGCTCGGCGCGATTGCGGCGAGCCTGCGCGATACCGGCACAACAGCCAACCCGCTCGAGATCCGCCTGAAGCGGTTCAGTCGCGTCATCGGCATTGCGGTCGGCATTGCTGCAGCGATCGCGTTTGTCATCGGCGTTCTGCTTGGCGAGTCGCCGACCGACATGTTCCTCGTCGCCGTCGCGCTGGCGGTCGCTTCGATCCCCGAGGGGCTGCCGATCGCCTTTACCATCACCCTTGCTCTCGGGGTGCAGCGGATGGCGCGCCGGAACGCCATTATTCGTCGGCTGCCTGCGGTGGAGACCCTCGGCAGCACCACGGTCATCGGCTCCGACAAGACCGGCACTCTCACCGAGAACCGGATGACGGTCCAGCAGATTTGGGCGAACGGGCGGCACTTCCAAGTGGCCGCCGGCGAGAACCTGACGGGCGAACTGCTGGCAGACGGCATTCCAACTCCCCTCGTCGAGCAGCCGACGGTAGCGCAACTGCTGATAACCGCGATCCTGACCAACGAAGCAGAGGTCTATCGCACCCACGACGGCTTCGCGACCCAAGGGGACCCCACCGAAGCGGCGCTGCTCGTCGCCGCCGCTCGGCTCGGGCTCGAACCCGAGCAAGTGCGCGATCGCTATGACCTGCTGACCGACTTGCCGTTCGAGCCCGAGCGCCAGTATTCGGCGAGCGTGCGACTGCACGACGGCGCAGCATGGCTGTTTGTCAAAGGAGCGCCCGAGCGCATCCTCGCGATGTGCGACGCGCAAGCGCGCGACGACGGCCTTGCGCCGCTCGACCTTGGTGAAGTCCATGCCGCGCTCGATGCAATGGCCGCCGACGGGCTGCGCGTGCTCGGCTTCGCCTCGGTTCGGCTCCCTCACCCCCCGCCGACCGAGATGCCCCTGCCCGAGTTGCGCGGTCTGCACTTCCTCGGGCTCGCCGGGATGATGGACCCTCCACGCCCTGGCGTCCGCGAGGCGATCGCCAACTGCCGCGACGCCGGCATCCGCGTCATCATGATTACAGGCGACCACGCTGTCACTGCGCGCGCCATCGGCGCTCAGCTTGGGCTCGCTGGCCGCGACGCGCTGGTCGTCACCGGCACTCAGCTTGCGGCGATGAGCGACGCGGAGCTCGACGAAGTCGTCCGCCGCGCCTCCATCTTTGCGCGGGTCTCACCGGACCAGAAGCTGCGCATCGTGCAGGCGCTGCGCCGCCGCGGCGAGGTCGTGGCGGTCACCGGCGACGGCGTCAACGACGCCCCAGCCCTGCGCGCTGCCGACATCGGCATCGCGATGGGCAAAAGCGGCACCGATGTCGCCCGCGAGGCATCGAGCATGATCCTCGCCGACGACAACTTCGTCAGCATCGTCGCGGCCGTCGAAGAGGGCCGGATCACGTTCGACAACCTTCGCAATGTCACCTTCTTCCTCGTCTCCACCGGCGCCGCAACTGTCCTCGCCATTCTGACCGCGCTGACGCTGCGCTGGCCGATCCCCTTCCTGCCAACCCAACTGATCTGGCTGAACGTCGTCACAAACGGTCTGCAAGACGTGGCGCTCGCTTTCGAGCCGGGAGAGCGCGGAGTGCTCAGGCGGCGGCCGCGCCCGCGCACCGAAGGCCTGCTCTCGCGAACTCTTTGGGAGCGGACCATCGTGGCAGGGATCGTGATGGGCATCGGAACGCTGGCCATGTTTTGGTGGGAACTGAACCAGAGCGGCTCTCTCACCCAAGCCCAGACGGTCGCCTTGACAACGATGGTGATCTTCCAGATGTTCCAAGTCGGCAACTCGCGCTCGGAACGGCTCTCTGTCTTTCAGAAAAGCCCCTTCTCTAATCCGTTCCTGTTCATCGCCACAACCGCAGCGCTGCTCATCCACATCGCTGCGCTCTACTTCCCCCCTACCCAGTTCGTGCTGCGGGTTGAGCCGATCTCGCTCGACGCTTGGCTCCGCATCATCCCGGTGGCTGCGACGATCATTGTGGCGATGGAGATCCACAAGCTGATCCGGCGCCCCCGGCCGGACCGCCCCGGCTCGGGCGGACGCCGCTTCGTCCCCGCCGCCGTCGGGAGCCCCGGGCCAGCCCAAACGGGCTAA
- a CDS encoding universal stress protein: protein MMPRAPLLVLVPLDGSPLAELALPHAALLAKRLPSRLLLLRVNPEIGGGLDPYTMRRLAEEDGAVARAYLAEQQRKLAEIGVGAEGVVRVGEPVSAISDVIRERGVAFVVMTTHGRSGLQRAFFGSVADRLLRESPVPVMVVRPGQPLPARYAHLATQVVERP from the coding sequence ATGATGCCGCGCGCCCCGCTCCTAGTGCTGGTCCCGCTCGACGGCTCTCCCCTTGCGGAACTGGCGCTTCCGCACGCTGCCCTCTTGGCAAAGCGGCTGCCGAGCCGGCTCCTGCTGCTGCGGGTGAATCCGGAGATTGGCGGCGGCCTCGACCCCTACACGATGCGGCGGCTCGCGGAAGAGGACGGCGCGGTAGCGCGCGCGTATCTCGCCGAGCAGCAGCGCAAGCTGGCCGAGATCGGGGTCGGTGCGGAGGGGGTCGTCCGCGTCGGCGAGCCAGTATCGGCAATCAGCGACGTGATCCGGGAGCGCGGCGTCGCCTTTGTGGTTATGACGACGCACGGTCGAAGCGGGCTCCAGCGCGCCTTCTTCGGCAGCGTTGCCGACCGGCTGCTGCGGGAGTCGCCCGTACCAGTGATGGTGGTTCGGCCTGGTCAGCCCCTGCCGGCACGGTATGCGCATCTTGCAACGCAAGTTGTCGAGCGTCCCTAA
- a CDS encoding nuclear transport factor 2 family protein — protein MLAAPTDNPTLAAARAAFATFQAGLAGDRAALDRFIAEMHPEMVLYFPQGPNLSKGAYRGDEIRELFSFVRTVYNTGLFITLDNEFVAGDTVAFQFHDEAVTRDGAHYRGCVVISFKMRDGKLFRYREHFGLRWDTIPPADEPPPSQAPPTTLDDVRAVAERYLGALGAQPGALEAFLDRLADDAVLYFPAREEIAGGAYTGKEAIRDLILRRAARTENGIAIQLDRAAVGGDSGGFACHTRSVAAGSVDQSTLFLVIKMKDGRAWRIREYYGPKWGDVVPPHDEDIP, from the coding sequence ATGCTCGCTGCGCCTACCGACAACCCGACCCTCGCCGCTGCCCGCGCTGCCTTTGCCACCTTCCAAGCGGGGCTCGCCGGCGACCGCGCCGCCCTCGACCGCTTTATCGCGGAGATGCATCCCGAGATGGTGCTCTACTTTCCGCAGGGACCAAATCTCAGCAAAGGGGCCTATCGCGGCGACGAGATTAGGGAGCTGTTCTCCTTCGTCCGGACGGTCTACAACACCGGCTTATTCATCACGCTCGATAACGAATTCGTTGCCGGCGACACGGTCGCCTTCCAGTTCCACGACGAAGCGGTGACCCGCGACGGGGCGCACTATCGCGGCTGCGTGGTCATCAGTTTCAAGATGCGTGACGGCAAGCTGTTCCGCTACCGCGAGCACTTTGGGCTGCGCTGGGACACGATCCCGCCCGCCGATGAGCCGCCGCCCTCCCAAGCACCGCCGACTACGCTGGACGATGTCCGCGCCGTCGCCGAACGCTATCTGGGCGCGCTCGGCGCCCAGCCAGGAGCGCTCGAGGCGTTTCTCGACCGGCTTGCGGATGACGCCGTGCTCTATTTCCCCGCTCGCGAGGAGATTGCCGGCGGCGCCTATACCGGCAAAGAGGCCATTCGCGACCTCATCCTTCGCCGCGCCGCGCGCACCGAAAACGGGATCGCGATCCAGCTCGATCGGGCAGCGGTCGGGGGCGACAGCGGCGGCTTTGCCTGCCACACCCGATCGGTCGCCGCAGGCAGTGTCGACCAAAGCACCCTCTTCCTCGTCATCAAGATGAAAGACGGACGCGCCTGGCGCATCCGCGAGTATTACGGGCCGAAATGGGGAGACGTTGTCCCTCCTCACGATGAGGACATCCCTTAA
- a CDS encoding peptidylprolyl isomerase yields the protein MTIDQNKIYRATLETTKGRIVLELYPKDAPKTVNNFVTLARDGFYDGLTFHRVESWVIQGGDPLGNGTGGPGYRFEDEPVRGEYLRGVVAMANAGPNTNGSQFFILKRDTPLPKQYNLFGKVVEGMDVVDRIVPGDRMTKVTISERS from the coding sequence ATGACGATCGACCAGAACAAGATCTACCGCGCCACGCTCGAAACGACAAAGGGGCGGATCGTGCTCGAACTGTATCCGAAGGACGCGCCGAAGACGGTGAACAACTTTGTGACTCTCGCCCGCGACGGCTTTTACGACGGCCTCACCTTCCATCGCGTCGAGTCGTGGGTGATCCAAGGGGGCGACCCGCTCGGCAATGGGACCGGAGGACCCGGCTATCGCTTCGAGGATGAGCCAGTGAGAGGCGAATATCTCCGCGGCGTGGTGGCGATGGCAAACGCCGGCCCCAACACGAACGGCAGCCAGTTCTTCATCCTGAAGCGCGACACGCCGCTGCCGAAGCAGTACAACCTCTTTGGGAAGGTCGTCGAAGGAATGGACGTTGTCGACCGGATCGTACCGGGCGACCGGATGACAAAGGTGACGATCAGCGAGCGATCGTAG